A genomic window from Cupriavidus basilensis includes:
- the phoR gene encoding phosphate regulon sensor histidine kinase PhoR has protein sequence MNVIWARSAAILILLALASAGLYFFLGPVPALAMLCVGLLGHLLYYIYQINRLWKVLDAPAYGEIPSALGLWGEVYYRLHRLVKRWRTQVLQVEQQHTRFIQAIQASPNGVLMLDDADQIEWCNDVAEQHLGLNARRDVRQRITHLIRRPEFVQYLHLQRFDEPLVMRDMGEHKRSVIAVQILPYGESRKLVLTHDITKLENTEAMRRDFVANVSHELKTPLTVLTGFLETVRDLPVSEQDRNRYLDMMLVQSMRMQHLVEDLLVLAKLESDEQPPSQDRIDLAELVAHLVHDAEALSQGGHQISAQIDPAVTIRGAERELLSAFGNLVSNAVRYTPEGGRISIALSYENEHAIFSVTDTGLGIAADHIPRLTERFYRVDRSRSRDTGGTGLGLAIVKHVLSRHHADLRITSEVGRGSVFRVVFPVDRSGYMPSALPRPGQSPQKAA, from the coding sequence ATGAACGTCATCTGGGCCCGTTCGGCGGCCATCCTGATTCTACTGGCCCTGGCTTCGGCGGGGCTGTACTTCTTCCTTGGCCCCGTGCCCGCGCTGGCCATGCTGTGCGTCGGGTTGCTGGGGCATCTGCTCTATTACATCTACCAGATCAACCGGCTCTGGAAAGTGCTGGATGCGCCAGCTTACGGCGAGATTCCCAGCGCGCTGGGGCTATGGGGCGAGGTGTATTACCGCCTGCATCGCCTGGTCAAGCGCTGGCGCACCCAGGTGTTGCAGGTCGAGCAGCAACATACCCGCTTTATCCAGGCTATCCAGGCGTCGCCCAATGGCGTTCTGATGCTGGATGATGCCGACCAGATCGAATGGTGCAACGATGTGGCCGAGCAGCATTTGGGCCTCAATGCGCGGCGCGACGTGCGCCAGCGCATCACCCACCTGATCCGGCGGCCGGAATTCGTCCAGTACCTGCACTTGCAGCGTTTCGATGAACCGCTGGTGATGCGCGACATGGGCGAGCACAAGCGCAGCGTGATCGCTGTGCAGATCCTGCCTTACGGCGAAAGCCGCAAGCTGGTGCTGACACACGACATCACCAAGCTGGAGAACACCGAGGCGATGCGCAGGGATTTCGTCGCCAACGTCTCCCACGAACTGAAGACGCCACTGACGGTGCTGACCGGCTTCCTGGAAACCGTGCGCGACCTGCCCGTGTCGGAGCAGGATCGCAACCGCTACCTCGACATGATGCTGGTGCAGTCCATGCGCATGCAGCACCTGGTCGAGGACTTGCTGGTGCTGGCCAAGCTGGAAAGCGACGAGCAGCCGCCGAGCCAGGACCGGATCGACCTGGCCGAGCTGGTTGCGCATCTCGTGCACGACGCCGAGGCGCTGTCCCAGGGCGGGCACCAGATCTCCGCGCAGATCGATCCGGCCGTCACGATCCGCGGTGCGGAGCGTGAACTGCTGTCGGCCTTCGGCAACCTGGTTTCCAATGCGGTGCGCTATACGCCGGAGGGCGGGCGCATCAGCATCGCGCTGAGCTACGAGAATGAGCACGCCATTTTCTCGGTCACCGATACGGGCCTGGGCATTGCCGCCGACCATATCCCGCGCCTCACCGAGCGTTTCTACCGGGTCGACCGCAGCCGTTCGCGCGACACCGGTGGGACCGGCCTCGGGCTCGCCATTGTCAAGCATGTGCTGTCGCGCCACCATGCCGACCTGCGCATCACCAGCGAAGTGGGGCGCGGCAGCGTGTTCCGCGTGGTCTTCCCGGTTGATCGCAGCGGCTATATGCCTAGCGCCTTGCCGCGGCCAGGACAGTCGCCGCAGAAGGCGGCCTGA
- the phoB gene encoding phosphate regulon transcriptional regulator PhoB: MPSSILVVEDEPAIAELIAVNLQHAGHYPIRAYNAEQALSLMSDVLPDLVLLDWMLPGKSGATFAKELRNNDRTKQIPIIMLTARSEEQDKVLGLEAGADDYVTKPFSPKELLARIKAVLRRRAPQLTDDVVAINGLRLDPATHRVTGQDESGLIKLDLGPTEFRLLHFLMTHPERVHSRSQLLDQVWGDHVFVEERTVDVHIKRLRAALTPGGYSNMIETVRGSGYRLARAPSH; the protein is encoded by the coding sequence ATGCCAAGCAGCATTCTTGTTGTCGAAGACGAACCCGCGATTGCCGAGCTGATCGCGGTCAACCTGCAACACGCGGGACATTATCCGATCCGGGCCTATAACGCCGAGCAGGCGCTGTCGCTGATGAGCGACGTGCTGCCGGACCTGGTGCTGCTCGACTGGATGCTCCCGGGCAAGTCGGGAGCGACCTTCGCCAAGGAACTGCGCAATAACGACCGCACCAAGCAGATTCCGATCATCATGCTTACCGCGCGCAGCGAGGAGCAGGACAAGGTGCTGGGGCTCGAGGCCGGCGCGGACGACTACGTCACCAAGCCGTTCTCGCCCAAGGAACTGCTGGCCCGCATCAAGGCCGTGCTGCGCCGCCGCGCCCCGCAACTAACCGACGACGTCGTTGCGATCAATGGCCTGCGCCTTGACCCGGCCACGCATCGGGTCACCGGCCAGGATGAATCTGGCCTGATCAAGCTGGACCTGGGTCCTACCGAGTTCCGTCTGCTTCACTTTTTGATGACGCATCCGGAGCGCGTTCACAGCCGTTCGCAGTTGCTGGACCAGGTCTGGGGTGATCACGTGTTCGTGGAAGAGCGGACCGTCGACGTGCATATCAAGCGCCTGCGCGCCGCGCTGACCCCCGGCGGCTACAGCAACATGATCGAGACGGTGCGCGGCAGCGGCTACCGCCTGGCTCGCGCGCCCAGCCACTGA
- the ppk1 gene encoding polyphosphate kinase 1, with the protein MKKSPHYQKKVMPMSTSPPGTLLNREMGILEFNTRVMAQAADASVPLLERLKFICIVSSNLDEFFEIRMAGLKEQMRDNPSGITPDGLSLQQAYQIVTERVQKLVTMQYDMLQNVIFPLLEKEGVFFHLASTWNEAQREWARSFFTRELGPVLTPIALDPAHPFPRVLNKSLNFVIELSGKDAFGREADLAIVQAPRALPRVVRMPEQLSGYPYGFVLLSSFMQAFVHELFPAIKVNGCYQFRVTRNSDLFVSEDDITDLREALQGELPTRHFGDTVRLEISSDTPPAMARRLLLESGLGEQDVYRVSGPVNLVRLMQIPDLVDRPALKYPPHVPAPVKVFAPGASMFDAIRQQDVLLHHPYESFSSVLDLLQQAAVDPAVVAIKQTVYRTGNESPVMEALMTAARNGKEVTVVVELLARFDEETNINWAERLESAGAHVVYGVVGHKCHAKMLLMVRRELEGAKSKQFKLRRYAHLGTGNYHPRTARLYTDFGLLTANEKICEDVQHVFQLLTGTAGTIRLNHLWQSPFTMQSNLVEHIRAEARNARAGKPARIMAKMNALLEPSIIEELYKASRAGVKIDLIIRGVCALRPGVPGLSEHITVRSIVGRFLEHHRVYYFLAGGTEVVYLSSADWMDRNLFRRVEVAFPVLDKVLKARVIKESLRVHLHDNASAWIMQSDGSYIRKHTKSKQPHVSQNDLLALFGSA; encoded by the coding sequence ATGAAAAAGTCGCCGCATTACCAAAAGAAGGTCATGCCTATGTCGACAAGCCCACCCGGCACGCTGCTCAACCGCGAAATGGGCATTCTGGAATTCAATACGAGAGTCATGGCACAGGCAGCTGACGCCAGCGTGCCACTGCTCGAACGTCTGAAATTCATCTGTATTGTTTCAAGTAATCTGGACGAGTTCTTCGAGATCCGCATGGCCGGCTTGAAGGAGCAGATGCGTGACAATCCTTCCGGCATCACACCCGACGGCCTTTCCTTGCAGCAGGCATACCAGATTGTCACGGAGCGCGTGCAAAAGCTGGTGACCATGCAGTATGACATGCTGCAAAACGTGATTTTCCCCCTGTTGGAGAAAGAAGGGGTGTTCTTTCACCTCGCCTCCACCTGGAACGAGGCGCAGCGCGAATGGGCTCGCAGCTTCTTCACACGCGAACTCGGCCCGGTCCTGACGCCGATCGCGCTGGACCCGGCCCACCCCTTCCCGCGGGTGCTCAACAAGAGCCTGAATTTCGTCATTGAATTATCGGGCAAGGATGCCTTCGGCCGGGAGGCCGACCTGGCCATCGTGCAGGCGCCCCGCGCGCTGCCGCGCGTAGTCAGGATGCCTGAGCAACTCTCGGGCTATCCCTACGGATTTGTGCTGCTGTCGTCCTTCATGCAAGCCTTCGTGCATGAGCTGTTCCCCGCTATCAAGGTCAACGGCTGCTATCAGTTCCGCGTCACCCGCAACTCTGACCTGTTCGTGTCGGAGGACGATATCACGGACCTGCGCGAGGCACTGCAAGGTGAGCTGCCGACCCGCCACTTCGGCGACACCGTGCGCCTGGAAATCTCGTCCGATACCCCGCCGGCCATGGCGCGCCGCCTGCTGCTCGAATCCGGCCTGGGCGAGCAGGACGTGTACCGCGTGAGCGGCCCGGTCAACCTGGTGCGGCTGATGCAGATCCCCGACCTGGTCGACCGCCCCGCCCTCAAGTACCCGCCGCACGTGCCGGCGCCGGTCAAGGTGTTTGCGCCCGGCGCTTCGATGTTCGACGCGATCCGCCAGCAGGACGTGTTGCTGCACCATCCCTACGAGAGCTTCAGTTCGGTGCTCGACTTGCTGCAGCAGGCCGCCGTCGACCCTGCCGTGGTAGCCATCAAGCAGACCGTCTACCGCACCGGCAACGAGTCGCCGGTGATGGAGGCGTTGATGACCGCGGCGCGCAATGGCAAGGAAGTCACGGTGGTGGTGGAACTGCTGGCGCGCTTTGACGAGGAAACCAACATCAACTGGGCCGAGCGGCTCGAATCCGCCGGCGCGCATGTGGTCTATGGCGTGGTTGGCCACAAGTGCCATGCCAAGATGCTGCTGATGGTGCGCCGCGAACTGGAAGGCGCCAAGAGCAAGCAGTTCAAGCTGCGCCGCTACGCGCACCTGGGCACCGGGAACTATCATCCGCGCACCGCGCGGCTATACACCGATTTCGGCCTGCTCACCGCCAACGAGAAGATCTGCGAGGACGTCCAGCATGTGTTCCAGCTGCTAACGGGCACTGCGGGCACCATCCGCCTGAATCACCTGTGGCAGTCGCCGTTCACCATGCAGAGCAATCTGGTGGAGCATATCCGCGCGGAGGCCCGCAACGCCCGTGCCGGCAAGCCCGCGCGCATCATGGCCAAGATGAATGCGCTGCTGGAACCATCCATCATCGAAGAGCTGTACAAGGCATCGCGCGCTGGCGTGAAGATCGACCTGATCATCCGTGGGGTGTGCGCGCTGCGCCCAGGGGTGCCGGGCCTGTCGGAGCACATCACGGTGCGCTCCATCGTCGGGCGCTTCCTCGAGCATCACCGGGTCTATTACTTCCTGGCCGGCGGCACGGAGGTGGTCTACCTGTCCAGCGCGGACTGGATGGACCGCAACCTGTTCCGTCGCGTCGAGGTGGCATTCCCGGTGCTGGACAAAGTACTGAAGGCACGGGTCATCAAGGAGAGCCTGCGGGTGCATCTGCACGACAATGCCTCCGCATGGATCATGCAGTCCGACGGCAGCTACATCCGCAAGCACACCAAGTCCAAGCAGCCGCACGTCAGCCAGAACGACCTGCTGGCCCTGTTCGGCAGCGCCTGA
- the ppx gene encoding exopolyphosphatase codes for MNQTPRLLAAVDMGSNSFRLMIGRVDESLTASGPASQLFQVDALREPVRLAAGLTPDKYLDQPARRRGIDALRRFGDRLRDFSPDQVRAVATNTLRVAKNASEFLIEAEHALGFPIEVIAGREEARLIYLGASHDAPACAGNRLVVDIGGGSTEFIIGSGYTSKLMESLYIGCVSHSRQFFPSGNVDDYAMKQAELAARREIQVLVRQYRAAGWQQAVGSSGTARALAELIELNGMNDNPAEHGITREGLERLKRALVKAENANRVKLVGLKADRIPVLPGGLSIMLGVFAELDIDRMDVTDGALRLGVLYDLLGRTHHEDMRTITVDQFMRRYGVDRAQAQRVRQAALGLLAQFPEPRNERRDDNLALLGWAGGLHEIGMTISHSGYHKHSAYIATHADMPGFSKTDQARLATLLLGHAGKLGKLSGSGKFLDWRMLFSLRLAFVLCRRRADEPLPEITVGQRSDALDEGFEVRLPKAWIEANPLVEYSLAQEADEWERIGKRYKVVYA; via the coding sequence ATGAACCAAACCCCTCGCTTGCTGGCCGCCGTCGACATGGGCTCAAACAGCTTCCGCCTGATGATCGGGCGGGTGGATGAGAGCTTGACCGCATCCGGGCCGGCCAGCCAGCTATTCCAGGTCGATGCGCTGCGCGAGCCGGTGCGACTGGCCGCGGGCCTGACGCCGGACAAGTACCTGGACCAGCCTGCCCGCCGGCGTGGCATCGACGCCTTGCGGCGTTTCGGCGACCGACTGCGCGATTTCTCCCCTGACCAGGTGCGGGCGGTGGCAACCAATACGCTGCGGGTAGCCAAGAACGCGTCGGAATTCCTGATCGAGGCCGAACACGCGCTTGGATTCCCGATTGAGGTGATTGCCGGGCGCGAAGAAGCGCGGTTGATTTACCTGGGCGCCTCGCACGATGCGCCGGCCTGTGCGGGCAACCGGCTGGTGGTCGATATCGGTGGCGGCTCGACCGAGTTCATCATCGGCAGCGGCTACACGTCCAAGCTGATGGAGAGCCTCTATATCGGCTGCGTCTCGCACAGCCGCCAGTTCTTCCCCAGCGGCAATGTCGATGACTACGCGATGAAGCAGGCGGAACTGGCCGCGCGCAGGGAGATCCAGGTGCTCGTGCGCCAGTACCGGGCGGCCGGCTGGCAGCAGGCGGTGGGTTCGTCGGGTACGGCGCGCGCGCTGGCCGAACTGATCGAGCTCAACGGCATGAACGACAACCCGGCCGAGCACGGCATCACCCGCGAAGGGCTGGAGCGCCTCAAGCGCGCGCTGGTCAAGGCCGAGAACGCCAACCGCGTCAAGCTGGTGGGCCTGAAGGCGGACCGTATCCCCGTGCTGCCAGGTGGTCTGTCGATCATGCTCGGCGTGTTCGCCGAGCTCGACATCGATCGCATGGACGTCACCGATGGCGCGCTGCGCCTGGGCGTGCTGTACGACCTGCTGGGCCGCACGCACCACGAGGACATGCGTACCATCACCGTGGATCAGTTCATGCGCCGCTATGGCGTCGACCGCGCGCAAGCCCAGCGCGTGCGCCAGGCGGCGCTGGGTTTGCTGGCGCAGTTTCCCGAGCCGCGCAATGAGCGCCGCGACGACAATCTGGCACTGTTGGGCTGGGCCGGCGGGCTGCATGAGATCGGCATGACCATCTCGCACAGCGGCTACCACAAGCACTCGGCGTACATCGCTACGCACGCCGATATGCCGGGCTTCTCGAAGACCGACCAGGCACGGCTGGCAACGCTGCTGCTCGGGCATGCCGGCAAGCTGGGCAAGCTTTCCGGCAGCGGCAAGTTTCTGGACTGGCGGATGCTCTTCAGCCTGCGCCTGGCGTTCGTGCTGTGCCGGCGCCGTGCCGACGAGCCGCTGCCCGAGATCACCGTGGGCCAGCGTTCGGATGCGCTGGACGAAGGTTTCGAGGTGCGCTTGCCCAAGGCCTGGATCGAGGCCAACCCGCTGGTCGAATACAGCCTTGCGCAAGAAGCCGATGAGTGGGAGCGCATCGGCAAGCGCTACAAGGTGGTGTACGCCTGA